Proteins from a genomic interval of Physeter macrocephalus isolate SW-GA unplaced genomic scaffold, ASM283717v5 random_728, whole genome shotgun sequence:
- the RNF215 gene encoding RING finger protein 215 isoform X1: MGPAARPAPRSPPPPPPPPPSPLLLLLPLLPFWLGLAGPGAAADGSEPTARAGRGGARAVRVDVRLPREDALLLEGVRIGPEADPALPLGGRLLLMDIVDAEQEVPVEGWIAVAYVGKEQEAQIHQESQDSGPQAYPKALVQQMRRALFLGASALLLLILNHNVVRELDISQLLLRPVIVLHYSSNVTKLLEALLQRTQATAEITSGESLSANIEWKLTLWTTCGLSKDSYGGWQDLVCLGGSRAQEQKPLQQLWNTILLVAMLLCTGLVVQAQRQASRQSQREPRGQVDLLKRRVVQRLASLKTRRCRLGRAAQGPPEPGAETCAVCLDYFCNKQWLRVLPCKHEFHRDCVDPWLMLQQTCPLCKFNVLGNRYSDD; encoded by the exons ATGGGCCCCGCCGCTCGCCCCGCGCCGaggtcgccgccgccgccgccgccgccgccgccgtcgccactgctgctgctgttgccccTGCTGCCATTCTGGCTGGGCCTGGCGGGGCCCGGGGCCGCGGCGGACGGCAGCGAGCCCACTgccagggcggggcggggcggggcccgcGCCGTGCGTGTGGACGTGAGGCTACCTCGGGAGGACGCTTTGTTGCTGGAGGGCGTCAGGATCGGCCCCGAGGCCGACCCAGCGCTCCCTCTGGGTGGCCGCCTGCTGCTG ATGGACATCGTGGATGCTGAGCAGGAGGTGCCCGTAGAAGGCTGGATTGCAGTGGCATACGTGGGCAAGGAGCAGGAGGCCCAGATTCACCAGGAGAGTCAGGACAGCGGCCCACAGGCCTATCCTAAGGCTCTGGTTCAGCAG ATGCGGAGGGCGCTCTTCCTGGGAGCCTCTGCCTTGCTTCTCCTCATCTTGAACCACAACGTGGTCCGAGAG CTGGACATATCCCAGCTTCTGCTCAGGCCAGTGATCGTCCTCCATTATTCTTCCAATGTCACCAAGCTGTTGGAGGCCCTGCTGCA gaggaCCCAGGCTACGGCTGAGATCACCAGCGGAGAGTCCCTGTCGGCCAACATCGAGTGGAAGCTGACCCTGTGGACCACCTGTGGCCTCTCCAAGGACAGCTACGGAGGATGGCAGGACTTGGTGTGCCTGGGAGGCAGTCGGGCTCAGGAGCAG AAGCCCCTGCAACAGCTGTGGAACACCATCCTGCTGGTGGCCATGCTCCTGTGCACAGGCCTCGTGGTCCAAGCTCAGCGGCAGGCATCCCGGCAGAGCCAGCGGGAGCCCCGAGGCCAG GTGGACCTGCTCAAGCGCCGGGTGGTGCAGAGGCTGGCGTCCCTCAAGACCCGGCGTTGCCGGCTGGGCCGGGCGGCACAGGGCCCCCCGGAGCCTGGTGCTGAGACCTGCGCCGTGTGTCTGGACTATTTCTGCAACAAGCAA TGGCTCCGGGTACTGCCCTGTAAGCACGAGTTTCACCGAGACTGCGTGGACCCCTGGCTGATGCTGCAGCAGACCTGCCCGCTGTGCAAATTCAACGTCCTGG GGAACCGCTACTCAGATGATTAG
- the RNF215 gene encoding RING finger protein 215 isoform X2: MGPAARPAPRSPPPPPPPPPSPLLLLLPLLPFWLGLAGPGAAADGSEPTARAGRGGARAVRVDVRLPREDALLLEGVRIGPEADPALPLGGRLLLMDIVDAEQEVPVEGWIAVAYVGKEQEAQIHQESQDSGPQAYPKALVQQLDISQLLLRPVIVLHYSSNVTKLLEALLQRTQATAEITSGESLSANIEWKLTLWTTCGLSKDSYGGWQDLVCLGGSRAQEQKPLQQLWNTILLVAMLLCTGLVVQAQRQASRQSQREPRGQVDLLKRRVVQRLASLKTRRCRLGRAAQGPPEPGAETCAVCLDYFCNKQWLRVLPCKHEFHRDCVDPWLMLQQTCPLCKFNVLGNRYSDD; the protein is encoded by the exons ATGGGCCCCGCCGCTCGCCCCGCGCCGaggtcgccgccgccgccgccgccgccgccgccgtcgccactgctgctgctgttgccccTGCTGCCATTCTGGCTGGGCCTGGCGGGGCCCGGGGCCGCGGCGGACGGCAGCGAGCCCACTgccagggcggggcggggcggggcccgcGCCGTGCGTGTGGACGTGAGGCTACCTCGGGAGGACGCTTTGTTGCTGGAGGGCGTCAGGATCGGCCCCGAGGCCGACCCAGCGCTCCCTCTGGGTGGCCGCCTGCTGCTG ATGGACATCGTGGATGCTGAGCAGGAGGTGCCCGTAGAAGGCTGGATTGCAGTGGCATACGTGGGCAAGGAGCAGGAGGCCCAGATTCACCAGGAGAGTCAGGACAGCGGCCCACAGGCCTATCCTAAGGCTCTGGTTCAGCAG CTGGACATATCCCAGCTTCTGCTCAGGCCAGTGATCGTCCTCCATTATTCTTCCAATGTCACCAAGCTGTTGGAGGCCCTGCTGCA gaggaCCCAGGCTACGGCTGAGATCACCAGCGGAGAGTCCCTGTCGGCCAACATCGAGTGGAAGCTGACCCTGTGGACCACCTGTGGCCTCTCCAAGGACAGCTACGGAGGATGGCAGGACTTGGTGTGCCTGGGAGGCAGTCGGGCTCAGGAGCAG AAGCCCCTGCAACAGCTGTGGAACACCATCCTGCTGGTGGCCATGCTCCTGTGCACAGGCCTCGTGGTCCAAGCTCAGCGGCAGGCATCCCGGCAGAGCCAGCGGGAGCCCCGAGGCCAG GTGGACCTGCTCAAGCGCCGGGTGGTGCAGAGGCTGGCGTCCCTCAAGACCCGGCGTTGCCGGCTGGGCCGGGCGGCACAGGGCCCCCCGGAGCCTGGTGCTGAGACCTGCGCCGTGTGTCTGGACTATTTCTGCAACAAGCAA TGGCTCCGGGTACTGCCCTGTAAGCACGAGTTTCACCGAGACTGCGTGGACCCCTGGCTGATGCTGCAGCAGACCTGCCCGCTGTGCAAATTCAACGTCCTGG GGAACCGCTACTCAGATGATTAG
- the SEC14L2 gene encoding SEC14-like protein 2 isoform X2 has product MSGRVGDLSPRQKEALAKFRENVQDVLPTLPNPDDYFLLRWLRARSFDLQKSEAMLRKHVEVRKQKDIDNIMSWQPPEVVQQYLSGGMCGYDLDGCPIWYDIIGPLDAKGLLLSATKQDLVKTKMRDCELLLRECACQTEKTGNKIETITLIYDCEGLGLKHLWKPAVEAYGEFLCMFEENYPETLKRLFVIKAPKLFPVAYNLIKPFLSEDTRKKIMVLGANWKEVLLKYVSPDQLPVEYGGTMTDPDGDPKCKSKINYGGDIPKKYYVRDQVKQQYEHSVQISRGSSHQVEYEILFPGCVLRWQFMSDGSDIGFGIFLKTRMGERQRAGEMTEVLANQRYNAHLVPEDGTLTCSDPGIYVLRFDNTYSFIHAKKT; this is encoded by the exons ATGAGCGGCAGAGTCGGCGATCTGAGCCCCAGGCAGAAGGAGGCACTGGCCAAG TTTCGGGAGAATGTCCAGGATGTGCTGCCCACTCTGCCGAATCCAGATGACTATTTTCTCCTGCGCTGGCTCCGAG CAAGAAGCTTCGACCTGCAGAAGTCTGAGGCCATGCTCCGGAAG CATGTGGAGGTCCGAAAGCAAAAGGACATTGACAACATCATGAGCTGGCAGCCTCCAGAG GTGGTCCAACAGTATCTCTCAGGGGGCATGTGTGGCTACGACCTGGATGGCTGCCCCATCTGGTACGACATCATTGGACCTCTGGATGCCAAGGGTCTGCTCCTCTCAGCCACCAAACAGGACTTGGTCAAGACCAAGATGCGGGACTGCGAGCTGCTTCTGCGGGAGTGCGCCTGCCAGACCGAAAAG ACGGGGAACAAGATAGAGACCATCACCCTGATTTATGACTGTGAGGGGCTTGGTCTCAAACATCTCTGGAAGCCAGCTGTGGAGGCCTATGGAGAG TTTCTCTGCATGTTTGAGGAAAATTACCCTGAAACACTGAAGCGTCTTTTTGTTATTAAAG CCCCCAAGCTGTTTCCTGTGGCCTATAACCTCATCAAACCCTTCCTGAGTGAGGACACTCGTAAGAAGATCATGGTCCTGGGGG CAAACTGGAAGGAGGTTTTACTGAAATATGTCAGCCCTGACCAGCTGCCTGTGGAGTATGGGGGCACCATGACTGACCCTGATGGGGACCCCAAGTGTAAATCCAAG ATCAACTACGGGGGTGACATCCCCAAGAAGTATTACGTGCGAGACCAGGTGAAACAGCAGTACGAACACAGTGTGCAGATTTCCCGGGGCTCCTCCCACCAAGTGGAGTATGAAATTCTCTTCCCAGGCTGCGTCCTCAG GTGGCAGTTCATGTCGGATGGTTCGGACATCGGTTTTGGGATTTTCCTGAAGACCAGAATGGGGGAGCggcagagggcaggggagatGACAGAGGTGCTGGCCAACCAGAGGTACAATGCCCACCTGGTCCCTGAGGATGGGACCCTCACCTGCAGCGATCCTGGCATCT